The following is a genomic window from Cryptococcus decagattii chromosome 2, complete sequence.
GTCCAGAATAGACGGATATCagggatggagaagaggacCATGGAGAGACGTTCGAGGCCGAGGCCGAATGCCCAGCCTGCCTTGTCGGGCACACCGGCCTCGTCGAGCGTTTTCTGCATGACGACGCCGCAGCCCAGCAGTTCGAGCCACTCGCCCTCCCACCATACTTCGACTTCGTAGCTCGGGGTGGTGAATGGGAAATACGCTTCGATCCACCGAACACGAAGCGGTTCACCCTGGTTGGTTTTGGTTATATGCCCAAAGAGACGGAAGATGAGGCTGTTGAGCGAGTGTTTCAAGTGTTTTGTGATTTCGGCCGCGTGGACGGTGTCGTGTGTGGGCTGGTACGGGTTCGACGGCGAGATTCGGGTGTTGTCCtcgatgaggatggggCACGCCGCGAGTGACGCTTCGAGCTGGGCGTTGAGTGCGGGGAGTGTATGGAGCTCTGCGACGGGCCACACGTGCGTGCCCTCCATCTGGTGGAAGACGGGATAGTGCGAGGCGTCAATCTCGTCACGCCTGTACACGTCTGCGCTCAGGAGCCATCTGTCCAGTCCCCGGCGGTAACTCTCGACCTCGTGTGCGCTGGTGTGGGTGCGGAGCATGTAGTGTTGATTGAGGTAATAACTGTCCGACGGGCTGCGTCCCGGGTGATCCGGAGGGAAGCCTAGCTCATCAAAGTTTTGCCACACGGACACGGCAGGGGAGCGGGGCGTGAGCGGGGTGTACGCCGCAAAGTGTTCCTGGATGATCTGGCGCAGGATCGAGATTGGGTGCGCGGGTAACAGGTGCAGGTTCCGGTTAGTCTTGGCGAGGATGGAGGGCGGCGTGTTTGAGTGCACGTCCCGGGGATAGCTCTCGCCGTTGATCACGTACGCTCCTCCACCCTGCGCCGTCGAATGGAAGCGGGGGAGGGCGTGAACGGCGTGAACGGAGGAGGCACGGGAGGCACGGGCACGGGCGCGGGTGACAGCCCAGCGACTGGCCGTTCTCGCGCGCACAAGGGGTGTGACGACGGCGGCCATGGCGGGCGGTGGCTTTTCAGACGAATGGATGTGGGTTGCAGATGAAATATCACGATTGTCAACTGTGCTCGCTCGCGAAATTGCTTCCGTCGCGCTTCCGCCACGCATCCATCCATCTGTGAATATTGATTGCATTGCATTGCTTGAACGGGCTGTATAAAATCTTGTATCTATGGACATTCCATCTTATGCACGTTTAatagcttcttcttccagcgCACGCATCACGCAGTCATCCCGCCGAATCCTAGTGTACTCATATTCGCATCAGGGTTATAGGAATAGCTAAAATGTATTGGAATCAGCATGCTCCTTGCTGGTAAAACATGGCGTGACTTGCTTGAAACATTGCTGCTGCAAAGCATACGTCgccctcctcttcaacaaaTCCCGATCACATTccgctcctcctcccccgCGGTCGACTTCCAGGTCCAAGGTAAGATCGTATGACCGAGCGTCGTTGACTTTAAAGTGGATCGAACCGGTGAGACGTTCGCCCCTGTTCACCGCGAGTGGTTCCGGGAGGACAAGTCGCGCCTGTCTGTGGTCGAGGGGGAAGCGGGAAAAGAAGCAGAGTCAGTGGATGGATAGATTATATAATAGGAACAAGTAGTGCTTACTGCCAGTGTGTACGAGGCACTGCTCCCAAAACAACACGCACACGTCAACATTCCAAACCTAACAACAATGCAACTGGCGACTCACCGTTAGGCCCAGTTGAAAGAGTGACGGTGAGCCCATCCGCTGGTGGACGCGGCGTCGGACCAGGATTCAACGGTTGCTCCTCCGGCGTCATCCACTGCCACGCATTACTCGACAATGACCAAGACGGCAGCACCGGGAAATCCCAATTGACGTCTGCCTCCCCCGGCGCCGGCCTCGGCTGGAAATCAAGGTCGAACCATGAGGCGAGGCCATGCACGAGCGAGGTACGGGACACGATAAAGTCGATGGAAATGGTGAATTCGTGGAGATCGTGGGGGGAGCACGTGTAAAAGTCGAATGATTTCGGGGCGCACGCGGTGGATACCAGGCTCGTTGGCGGGAACATGCCGACCACCGGTTGGGCTGTGTCACCCAATAGGATTAGCAGAGAACGTCGTCGGACACTTTGAGGAGTCGAAAACTCACCGAATACTTCTTCTCGAGCAGCATTGTATAATTCAGTAAAGTCGGTTCCTAGTAAACCACATTCCATATCAGCCCGTCATgctttttttctttttttctaGGTTTATCCGGAGCAAATTTCGTACCGAAAAGGGTATGGTTGAAAAACTGTGCCTTTTGATCAGTTTCATTATAAAGACCCTCGTCTGAAAATgggcagaagaagatgtgtCCAGCGGAGGGTAACAGCTGGCCGCCAGGTTTCAGGAAAAGATCGCGCGCGAGGATGAATGATTCGACCTGTCGCAAGTCAGTTCCCGCTCCCGCTCCCGATCCCGCTGGACTCTGTAGACTGACCATTCGTTCATGCAAAAGCATCACACCGATAGGTTCCGATACAATCGTATCCACTTTACCACCCTCCAACACTTGTTCTTGCACTTTTTTATTCTCCACCATACCCCGAACAATGCGTATACGGTCTTTGAGATGAGGGTTTATCCTACCGCTGTTGGCAGCGTTGACCATCTGTGGGAAGCAGGCCCGTGGTTAGGTTGtctgttttttttttctttttcatttttaGAAACGATGCACACAATTTCAATCTTTTCAGCCATTGAAGAAGCTTCAAGAGCGATAACTTGATTCGCACCTGCTTCAGCAGACATATACGACAAGATCCCAGacccttttttttttttttttttttttttttgggtACCCACACAACATCAGCTCAGCATTTCACGCATAAACTTTTGCTTCATCGCCACACTCACCAGCACCGACATCCAGTACAGTCTTTCCGGCAAACGCCACCGCTGCATTACCAAGGATAGCTTTCCTATATGTCCCTGTACGTGCGACATCGCCAATCATGTTTGCTCTGCAGACAAACAAGGGCTATTAGCTAGTTGTGTTTTTGGTGGGCGGGGGGACCTTGATGGGAAATCCAAAACTTGCTGGTTCTGAAGAGATGAATAAAAGTTGAAGTAAAAATCATGGTCCTTGACTTGGCAGCTTTCACTGGTACGAGGGAAAAcaaaatgaaaaaaaggTCAGTACGAATCTTAAAATCAAAAGGAAAACATTCACTCATTCACTTGTTCCTTCGTCTCTTTTAGGGCCTCATCAACAGGCCGTTGACCTTTGACtaccaccttcttctcaacctcccCGTTTGACATGATGCGTTTGATCTGTGGTTGTAGGTAATGGAATATAATAGGTGTCTTTTAGAAAGATGGGATCGGGGAAATCTCCAAGGAGATGAGTGGGAAATGCAAGTCACGTcaaatgaaaaaaaaaaaacacaaGAGATAAATAAAAGCTCGGAATGTGATGCGGGGGCCCGGAATCTAACCGCGGCCGATGGTCAACACCGGTGACGAAATATGGTTATACAATATACATCTTTTGTGTCTTCTTTATAAGACAAGTTTCTTGTATCAAATTAACCACATAATCATGGTAAGCATGCCAGGGCTTAGCAGCCTGGGGCATCTCTCCCCAGAAAACTCTCTTGAACAGATCCACATCGCGACCGTAAACGTGTACGTTCGTCATCAAGGTCGGGATACCACCTCGGAGCCCGTTCTGAACCATACGATTACTGAACTTTtgttttctctttttttttctccttgttTTTTACAGGCGAAACAGCCATCAGCGGTCTCCCCCGGCTGATCCTAAGAACGTATTCGCCGAGAAACCATGGTCGGAACGTAAATCCCGTTTGGTCGATGCGCTTCTATCCACAGGCCCACTCGATATCCTCGGCTGCCAGGTAAGCAGCCCCATCCCATCCCCTTTGCATTTCAGAAACCATTAACCTCGTGTATTCACAAAGGAAGTCTTTCATGATCAGCTTGAAGACTTGCAGAAATTGTTGGGCGACACATACTCGCACGTAGGTTCAGGCCGCGATGATGGCAAGCAAGGCGGGGAGTATAGCCCCATCTTTTTCAATCGTACCAAATTTGAACTGGTGCGATGGGGTACAATGTGGTTGTCCCCTACACCCAACGTTCCCGGATCCAAGGGCTGGGATGCTGTACGTCACTGTCACTTTTCATTTGGGTACTGGTTGATCAAGTAGTGATTCTCCATATTCTCAATCGGACACGATCAGGCTTTACCTCGCATCGCGACTCTCCTGACTCTCCGCTATAAAGACGAGGACAAAGGTGGAGAGTTGGTTCATGCTGTCAATACTCATTATGATCACTTGGGAGTGAGAGCTAGAGCAGAAAGTAGTCTCTTGATCAGATCGGCAATCTGGCATTGGGTACATGATGTCGAGCAAAAGGAGAAGCCACCTGCGGTGGCACCGGTAGTCTTCTTTGGTGATTTCAGTGAGTTTGATCAAATTGGTTAGAGGAAAGATTGAAACTGATTACGGCGCGTCCACTTTAAAGACTCACCATCGCACGAAGATGGTTACAAGAATATAACctcccttcatcctttaCCCTCTAGCCAACCATCATTTACTTTTCTCGACAGTTTCACCAACCTTCTTaccacctcctcttcttccgcctccTCCCCCATCATCCCTCTCCAAACTCGTCCTTACGGGCCCCATCTGACATACACAGATTTCGCCCCTCCCGGTGCTCGAAACGCCACGCGGATCGATTTTGTCATGCTTGGTGCAGAGGTAGACGATGATGATCCCGCCAAACGAGGGAAGGCAAGAGGTGGATGGACGATTGTGAGGTATGCTTGTGTAGATAATTGGGTGGAGGCTGATGCGGAGGGTTGGAATGGGAGATGGAGTGATCATAGAGCTGTAAGGGTCACGATCGCTAAGCGGAAAGCATGAATGGAACTTGAAAGGCTGGGGGATTCAAACGTGTACAAAATATATGAACATGTGGGTACCTGGATGCATCAACCAGAAAAAAAATGTACTTTATCAAACCAAACCATCACTTTGTTATTTAACCAGTCCAAGCTAGGAGCCACGGCCTTTTGATAGGGATAAGTTAAGAGTTGGCTCTTAATCGGGTAGCCTTGACTACAACAGGAACCATCTCCCCAGTGGCTAGTGGATATgcttgatgatgaagtaCAGCAAGTAAGTTGCGcaaaatggcagagtgaGCCGTAACGGAGATATCTAAAATAATATTTCAGGACCACCATCAGTACGACATATCCCCGTTGAGGCCCAGGAGAATAAGATGATCAGGCGGATGAGGCATGTCCAAAAGCGCACTTACAAGTCTCTTTCGCACCATCTTTACCGAACAATCTATCCATGGCCCTTTGCGCCCTCATTTGCATATGTGCGTCTGTCTCTCGAtcgtcttccttccatagctcgtcttcttccgtTAATCCTTCCTCGAACTTAAAGCTGGGGAATCTTTTCTGTAATATAGTCTATTTCCATAATTAGTCCTATACATCTTGTGTGatgaggaaaggaaaaagtccttggggaagggagaagagatgagggaacaaggaaagggaaagaaagaaagagtgGGAGAAGTGCCACCCACCCTGGTAGATCGCTTATCACAAGTATGGCCTCCATACACCTCCCTCCAATCCTCCCAAACTTCTGGTGCCCTACCCAACAACGCCCCCCAACTCTCTTCCAACGTCTGACCCGTCCTGGTAAACGGGGAGACATACCATATCATCTCATCTGGCTTGATTGGTGCGCCCAAGGGAGCTTCAGCCGCCCAACAGCGGTTTATAGCTTGGGCTTGGGATTTCCCCAAGGGTGTTAATTCGGGGTCGGGGCCCCAGGTGATTTCGTCATCGTTGTAGAGGTAAGTCCAGTATTCTTCCCATTTCTGGTTATGCGCCATGTCAAAAAAGTGAGGTATTAGATAAGAGTAGCAAACTTAGAAGATACCAGACTCACGTCTATGCCGTACTTGCCAGCACCAAAGTTATGCCATCCTTGACCATGCCTCGCTATCTCAGCCACACTGCTTCAGCCCCATTTTTATTTCCATGACATGACATGCCATCCAAATGGAAGGATTCACTAACCAAGGAACATTACTTTGTAGTAAACACCCTCAGGCGCCTGATCTTGCAGTTTTCTGATAGATGCTTTTAGGTTGTACCATCTCTCGGGACTAGTATCAATTAACCCAAAGCTTTGCTTCAACTAAAAATGTACAGCAATACAGTACATAATCGTGGAACGACCGTCAGCTATATCCATAGAGTAGAAGGCTCGAGTTGGCATTGGTAATGGGTCGGGTCTATGGTGTAAAATGAGGTTGGCGATGGTAGAAGCAAACTTACAAGGTCTTCAAAGTTAATATGCTTGGGTTGAGGCCCGTTCTGGATAAAGTATCCCTGGATGATCTATCGGCCAATTGTCTATCAGCTGCGACCTACatttccctccttcccacTTTTGCCTAGAATTGGAACGCACCTCGTAGCGGAAGTCATGGGGCCTCTCCTCCAAAGTCGGGCTCGTCGCTGGCCCACCGGACTCGATGGTCGCGACAGGTGGATTGTCGGGTTGGTGCACCATTGTTCTGTATTTTGGTGTTTTTCGCTGTTTAGGTTGTAAGAGTAAGAGAGGAATATGGGCGAAGATACCAAAAACTGTCGAAGATATATACAAATaaggagagatggatgagagATGAATGACAAcgagaaaaagaaggaacgTGGACGAAGTGGATGggagaaagtggaggttAAAATGCATCGTTGATCGGTTCGCACCGAAAGCGCGACTCGAAAAGTGTAAAATGCACTTCGTTCGGGAGGATAATGTTCTGGCCATTTGGTTAGGAAAAGTAGATCATCATCATACACTCACCTCACGGTATTTATTGATGGGCAGCGACTACAAAGGTACATAGTCTCCATCATGCTATTTTGCGATGCATTAAAGCGAGACGGAAGATTCTTGACATTAGAGATAGGTGCTCGAGATGGAGTTACTGATGGTGCCCGTCGATGAGGGCGATAAAAGACTGAGCagggatgaagaaagatTACCATCAATCATCTATCATCATGCTACATGCTATCATATCGCTTACACCCTTCCGTTACCCTATCCATAAAAGACGATTGGGGCTTTTTCTCAATTCCCAATGACTTTCCATCCGATTATTTAATTACGCCCTAGCTTTACCAGACGCTTGCGCTATAAGTTCTCTCAGTAGGGTTCACAGCATCTAGGAAGTCATTGAAATTGCCCGACGTCGCTCCGCAAGGACTTGCAGCTCTAATTTGTAGAGCCTGTTTCAGTTAAGATGAGTGAGAAAAATTGGATGATTAGCTCGCATGTAAAcaggggaaggaaaaggataGCGGAGCAGGAGAGTAAAGGGCTTACTTCGGGCATCCAATTCTCAAGCTGCTTTATACGTTTCGCATTGGCTGGGTGAGTGGAGAGAAAGTCGACAGACAGGCCTTTACCACCTTCGGAAGCTGACATGCGTTCCCACATTTTTGAAGATTCGGTAGGATCGAAGCATGCTCGTCTGTTTGCCCATTTGCAATGTGAAAGGGGGAGGATTCATGTGTCAATTGACGATTGAAAGAACAAGATTTGAAAATCATGAAATGATCGTTGATTACTTGGGGAAATGGATGGAGTGAGATATGTACGTACGACATGAGACGGAGACCGATAAAGTCGGCTTCACTTTCATTCTTTCTCGAGTTCGGCAATCTAACAATTACACGCACTGTCAAACTGAGATCCAAGATAGGAAATTTGATGGAACTTACTGCAGCATAAAAGTTAGGAGTAGACGACTAATACCCACGTCAAGCCCTAGGCTCTCCAACAAAAGTCCAAGGGCAAAAAGCACCTTCATAGAACTCATCCTCTCCGCAGGATGCCTAGCCACTTGATGGGCGATTTCGTGCCCAAGAACAGTAGCCAGGCCATCATCATTACCACTAATGGGTAAGATACCGGTAAAGACAAAGATCTTTCCGCCAGGAAGGACGAAAGCATTCTTCGTTTTCTTGTCGTCAATGACATATACCTGTCAAAACTGAGTATGAGCCGTGGGCCGGACAGGGGAAAGTTATAGGATAGATTAGCTTAATACACCTACCTCCCATTCCGTATCTTTTCCCTCCCTCACCTCCTTACCcccctctccaccaccaaaaAAGATATCCTTCATATCAATGCCCCCGCCCCAAGTCGGCACTGTCCCCTCAATTGCACCCATCTCCCCACTCGACTTAACCCTGCCTAATCCACTTGACTCGATGATACGGGTAGCAACCTTCCTTATTCGCTTGCTTATTGGGTGGTTGGGAGGGAGGAGGGCCCGGTCGTATTCTGATAATGTTTGAAGCTGAGTCTGACGCCCCAATTCGCGTTCTTGGGCTTCGTCGACGTCTATAAAACGTAATCTACCTGTTTCAGGAACTCGTTCAAGACTAAACAAAGTAATAAAAATACATCATAAGCGATCCTCACTTTGTTGCTATCAGATGATGAGTACCAACTCACTGGGTCACATAATAAATACCTCCTCCACCAATCCCAATTCCATAGACCCACACAGCCCTATCCCCTCCCATTC
Proteins encoded in this region:
- a CDS encoding phenylalanine-tRNA ligase, whose translation is MAAVVTPLVRARTASRWAVTRARARASRASSVHAVHALPRFHSTAQGGGAYVINGESYPRDVHSNTPPSILAKTNRNLHLLPAHPISILRQIIQEHFAAYTPLTPRSPAVSVWQNFDELGFPPDHPGRSPSDSYYLNQHYMLRTHTSAHEVESYRRGLDRWLLSADVYRRDEIDASHYPVFHQMEGTHVWPVAELHTLPALNAQLEASLAACPILIEDNTRISPSNPYQPTHDTVHAAEITKHLKHSLNSLIFRLFGHITKTNQGEPLRVRWIEAYFPFTTPSYEVEVWWEGEWLELLGCGVVMQKTLDEAGVPDKAGWAFGLGLERLSMVLFSIPDIRLFWTTDQRFHSQFSPGQITTFKPYSRYPECYKDMSFWLPAGSLSRASKVDIAGGAGASASAAGGKGRVFHENDYYEIVREVAGDLVETVSLIDEFTHPKTNRQSRCYRLNYRHMDRSLSNEEVNALQEEVQKRVVEEMGIEMR